The proteins below come from a single Chryseobacterium bernardetii genomic window:
- a CDS encoding thiamine pyrophosphate-dependent enzyme: MAKNIAEQIVEMLENANVKRIYAVTGDSLNHLNIAVKKSSIQWIHVRHEEVGAYAAAAEAELDGLAVCAGSCGPGHVHLINGVYEAHRSHVPMLVIASTIPSDEMGMDYFQETNTIKLFDDCSYYNQMITRPEQVQRTVQTAIQHAISKKGVAVIGLPGDVSELDAQEAATSAQIFKTNPVIRPSDDELKNLAALINESKKITLYCGIGAAEAGAEVIQLSNMLKAPVGYSFRGKMTIQPNNPNEIGLTGLLGFPSAYHAMHEADLVILLGTDFPYQKFMPVKNKIIQIDESPERLGRRAKLELGLTGDVKQTILALLPLLDEKTDIDFLNEQLAFYDKVKENQFEYVKDQGKEDAIQPEYVAHTLDRLAKKDAIFTVDTGMCCVWGARFITGTGERKMLGSFNHGSMANAMPMAIGASLSHPDKQVIAMCGDGGLSMLLGDMATIFQYKLPVKLIVFNNRTLGMVKLEMEVGGMPDNETDMINPDFALVAQAMGYPGKNVHKPEEVENAIKECLDYNGPYLLNIFTNPNALALPPKIELDQVLGMTKSMAQLMLGGKMDEVLETVKSNYKHIKGLL, from the coding sequence ATGGCTAAAAATATAGCAGAGCAAATTGTTGAAATGCTCGAGAATGCTAATGTGAAAAGAATTTATGCAGTAACAGGAGATAGTCTTAATCACCTAAATATTGCGGTGAAGAAAAGCAGTATCCAATGGATTCATGTTCGCCATGAAGAAGTGGGAGCTTATGCCGCCGCCGCTGAAGCAGAACTTGATGGTCTTGCTGTATGTGCCGGGAGCTGTGGACCTGGGCACGTTCATTTAATAAACGGAGTATATGAAGCACACAGATCTCATGTTCCGATGCTGGTGATTGCTTCTACAATTCCCAGTGATGAAATGGGCATGGATTATTTTCAGGAAACCAATACTATAAAGTTATTTGATGACTGCAGTTATTATAATCAGATGATCACACGCCCCGAACAGGTACAGAGAACAGTTCAGACGGCTATTCAGCATGCCATTTCCAAAAAAGGAGTAGCGGTAATTGGTCTTCCGGGCGATGTTTCAGAACTGGATGCACAGGAAGCTGCTACTTCAGCCCAGATTTTTAAAACCAATCCTGTGATAAGACCATCAGATGATGAACTGAAAAATCTGGCTGCCCTAATCAATGAAAGTAAAAAAATAACCCTTTATTGTGGGATAGGGGCTGCTGAAGCCGGTGCAGAAGTAATACAATTATCCAATATGCTAAAAGCCCCTGTAGGATACTCATTCCGGGGGAAGATGACCATTCAGCCAAATAATCCTAATGAAATAGGTCTTACAGGTTTGTTGGGATTTCCGTCTGCCTACCATGCAATGCACGAAGCAGACCTTGTGATTCTTCTGGGCACAGATTTCCCTTATCAGAAATTTATGCCTGTAAAAAATAAAATTATTCAGATTGATGAAAGTCCGGAAAGACTGGGAAGAAGAGCGAAGCTTGAATTAGGACTTACAGGAGACGTTAAACAAACTATTTTGGCTTTACTTCCCTTGCTGGATGAGAAAACAGATATTGATTTTCTTAATGAACAGCTCGCTTTTTATGATAAAGTAAAAGAAAATCAATTTGAATATGTAAAAGATCAGGGAAAAGAAGATGCCATTCAGCCTGAATATGTAGCTCATACATTAGACAGGTTAGCTAAAAAAGATGCTATTTTCACAGTTGATACAGGAATGTGCTGTGTTTGGGGAGCAAGATTTATTACAGGAACCGGAGAACGGAAGATGTTAGGTTCATTCAACCATGGATCCATGGCCAATGCTATGCCAATGGCTATCGGAGCCTCTTTATCACATCCGGATAAACAGGTTATTGCCATGTGTGGAGATGGAGGTTTATCAATGTTGTTAGGTGATATGGCTACTATTTTTCAGTATAAACTTCCTGTAAAACTGATTGTTTTCAATAACAGGACTCTGGGAATGGTAAAATTGGAGATGGAAGTGGGCGGAATGCCGGATAATGAAACAGATATGATTAATCCGGATTTCGCATTAGTTGCCCAGGCTATGGGTTACCCCGGGAAAAATGTTCATAAGCCTGAAGAAGTAGAAAATGCCATAAAGGAATGCCTGGATTATAATGGCCCCTATCTGCTCAATATCTTTACCAATCCTAATGCGTTAGCCCTTCCACCAAAGATTGAGCTGGACCAGGTTCTGGGAATGACCAAATCTATGGCTCAGTTAATGTTGGGTGGAAAGATGGATGAGGTGCTTGAAACTGTTAAAAGCAACTATAAACACATTAAAGGTCTGTTATAA
- the lysA gene encoding diaminopimelate decarboxylase, with amino-acid sequence MNSQELLKIANEFGTPVYVYDAESIKVQYEKLTSSFLKHTKFFYAAKALTNINILKYVKKLGASLDCVSINEVKLGLKAGFPKEKILFTPNCVDLAEIEEAMTFGVHINIDNISILEQFGNKYGNSYPIFVRINPHIFAGGNYKISTGHIDSKFGISIHQLRHIERVMKSTNLNVEGLHMHTGSEIKDPEVFLQALDIMLELSEHFPNLKYLDMGSGFKIPYQDSEEETDVKTLGKKVEKVLGEFSKTTGRKFELWFEPGKFLVGKSGYLLVKANVIKQTTATVFVGVNSGFNHLIRPMFYDSYHMIENLSNPKGAERIYTVVGNICETDTFAWDRKLHEVREGDILAFHNAGAYGFEMSSNFNSRLKPAEVLFLDGKAHLIRKRDEFEDLLRNQIEVVI; translated from the coding sequence GTTCTTCTATGCAGCGAAGGCATTAACAAATATCAATATCCTTAAGTATGTCAAGAAGCTGGGTGCATCTTTGGATTGTGTATCTATTAATGAAGTCAAATTAGGATTAAAGGCAGGATTTCCAAAAGAAAAAATATTATTTACTCCCAATTGTGTTGACTTAGCTGAAATAGAGGAAGCAATGACATTCGGAGTTCATATTAACATTGATAATATCTCTATTCTTGAACAGTTCGGGAATAAATACGGAAATTCTTATCCTATTTTTGTTAGAATCAACCCGCATATCTTTGCCGGAGGAAACTATAAAATTTCAACAGGTCATATCGACAGTAAGTTCGGGATCTCCATTCACCAGCTTCGTCATATTGAAAGAGTGATGAAGAGTACCAACCTTAACGTTGAAGGGCTTCACATGCACACAGGAAGTGAAATTAAAGATCCTGAAGTTTTCCTTCAGGCGCTGGATATCATGCTTGAACTTTCTGAGCATTTCCCTAATCTGAAATACCTGGATATGGGAAGCGGCTTCAAAATCCCTTATCAGGATAGCGAAGAAGAAACCGACGTTAAAACACTAGGGAAAAAAGTAGAAAAAGTTTTAGGTGAGTTTTCAAAAACAACGGGAAGAAAATTCGAACTATGGTTTGAGCCCGGGAAGTTCTTAGTAGGAAAAAGCGGATACCTGTTAGTAAAAGCTAACGTCATCAAACAAACTACGGCTACTGTTTTTGTTGGAGTGAATTCAGGATTTAACCACCTGATCCGCCCGATGTTCTATGATTCGTATCACATGATTGAGAACTTATCCAATCCAAAAGGAGCAGAAAGAATTTATACCGTTGTAGGAAATATCTGTGAGACGGATACCTTTGCATGGGATAGAAAATTGCATGAAGTAAGGGAGGGCGATATCCTTGCATTCCACAATGCGGGAGCTTACGGTTTTGAAATGAGTTCAAATTTCAATTCAAGATTAAAGCCTGCTGAAGTTCTGTTCCTAGACGGGAAAGCCCATCTGATCCGTAAAAGAGATGAATTTGAAGACTTATTGAGAAACCAGATAGAAGTGGTTATCTGA